In Arvicola amphibius chromosome 1, mArvAmp1.2, whole genome shotgun sequence, one DNA window encodes the following:
- the Smim20 gene encoding small integral membrane protein 20: MAAARNLRTALIFGGFISLVGAAFYPIYFRPLMRLEEYQKEQAINRAGIVQEDVQPPGLKVWSDPFGRK; the protein is encoded by the exons atggCTGCGGCACGGAACCTGCGCACCGCGCTCATTTTTGGCGGCTTCATCTCCCTGGTCGGCGCCGCCTTCTACCCTATCTACTTCCGGCCCCTTATGAGGCTAGAGGAATACC AGAAGGAGCAGGCCATAAATCGAGCTGGTATTGTCCAGGAAGATGTACAGCCGCCAG gGTTGAAAGTGTGGTCCGATCCTTTTGGGAGGAAATAA